AAAACAATTAAAGTTTGATATTTATAAACTCTTTTTTTTAGTGTAGTGTAAAATTGTGAAAGTTTTAAAAGTTAGGTGTGAAATTTTAAAACTTTAGAAGTTTACTATTTATAAACTCTATATCTTTTAGTAGAATGTTAGAATTTCGGAGAAAGAGAAACAAATGTATTATGGCTCGTGATACCATATAATTGATTATTTTCCCCAATGAAATGTATTCTTCTCAGAGGGTGTTTGGATTAGCGTTTTAAAAATTGATTATGCGTTATAAATAATCAGAATTAAATAATCAGCTGTAGCAAAACGCGCTGCAAAGAAAATGTGTTTGGATTAGATTATGCTGTTTGATAACGTAATATTAAATAATCAAATATTTCAGTGTTTGGCAAATTAGATTATTTGATAATCACATAAGTAAAAGTACGAAAATAGACATCCATAAAAATACTATAGTATTTTATTCATCTGGCTCATAATAATTTATACTGAGTAGTACAAAGAGTAAATCAATATATGGttcatgaaattttaattttaataactgTGTAATAGAAATAGATTTTGACGAATATATGTAATGGATAAGATACTCCGTAATAGAAATAAGAAAAAGCAATGTAAAGTAACACCTGTAGCAATTCACTTTAAAAATTTTGTGGCATAAGGGTATTTGAGTAATATGATCGATAAATCACACAAAAGTCAATTATGCGTTTTCCAACAGTAACATACATGTTACTTCTTCAAATTTGCGTTTTGTGGGTCTAACAACGTGATTAATTGATTTTAAATTTGTATTTGCCAAACACTATTATCTGATTATCTGCGATTTCTAAACGTGATAATTAAAAAATCAAGGATCAATCGCAATCCCAAACACCCTCTCATTATTGACAATATATACAAGTTACAATGGGCTAAAACCCTACGGGCTTTACAATGAGAATGGGCTAACCTTACGGGCTACATAATGAGAATGATCTAACCAGATACATAAGTCTACATAACTATATACAGTctaataagaagaagaaaaaaccCTACTTTTGTATGATTTAACTCAATAAAATTAAAAGAAAACCTGATAAAAAAATGAAAGAAAGAACGATAAGGACTGAAAAGAAAAAGGGAAAAGGAAGCCCTAATTTCGTAACAAAATCAAATAAAGAACGCTaaaagaaaataaatgaaaaagaaCGACCGGCGATTGTGTTGGAACTGTAAGAGCGGCGAAAGAGATGAGAGTTCAGGGAAGAATGTGTGTATATTTATAGATATGGATATGAATGGATGGAAATATGACCGTTTGGAATTCAGTTAGCCAATATTCTTAATTCTCATTTACCTTTttaattactccctccgtcccaaattaatagtcctatTTTGATTTTTCAAAGTCTTTTTTTTACCAACTTTGACCATAAATATCTTTATTTAGGATATATAATATTCGATGAAAGTTATACCAATAAAACGTACATCTAAAACCCATtctattcatataattttcatcaaaggttatataacacaaacaaagaTATCTAAAGTCAAAGTTGCGGAAacaagactttgaaaagtcaaaacaggactattaatttgggacggagggagtattaattacgcatattaaactaaaataatttaaatttaaatcctctctctttctctcttttttcCCATTAAAACAAAGACAATATTAATAAATTAAGATGTGAAAAAGGCCCATTTAAGAATCAATCTCCACCATTGGATAGCTTGTTAAGCAAGATTTAATGATTCTCCATTTGTCATAGTTAAGATTTATCTCTTACTTATCTTTCTTATGACCACTTATCGGTCCGCCATTGGGCCGTCGTTGGTGACGGGGGTTCAACGTCGCCGTTGCTAGTAAGCGTCGTTAGGGCCGCCGATGGACCACCGCGATTTGATATGCTGTGCATTGATAGATTGCAAGACgagcttatttatttatttttatattttaagctttataaaaataaaaataaaaatggtgAGCATGGTGTTTCTATATGTCTGTATGTATATGCAAAGGAAAGAGATAAGATAGAGATAAAGAAAAAATACATGTGAATATGATAAATGTAAAGAAAATTGATGTCATGTGTTTGGATGGAATCACAAGGATTTGATGTCATGTGTCTGTCATGTGTTTGttgtattcttttttttttttttttttacagcgatTGAGATCACATGAGGgaaactaaaccacccgttgcgatcatctcccgtttcgactatgtcgATGTAGCGATAATAACTCCGCcctcatcgctgcccgggaggaaaccttgaaaccgatccaagtgcACGGTCAAGTAAAATCCCTCCTCTTTACCTCCCAAATGATATGAAAAAGTTGTCATGGGTTTATACTTCATGACAGAGATAAAATTGTGCTTGTTGTATTCTTTTAATGTATTTTGTGATGaaactagaaaaaattcgaccgcgcgttgctgcggttatattcgacgcgcggtcgaatttggatatacgttgtttggtacctaatatatctagtaggttgggttgtttgttggacgtgtatgtatatgtatgtaaagcttttttaacgatgtccgtttcgcgtatagttagtcgcgttgtgttcgtaaaattatttcgagttgaacggtggtctcggaaaaatttaactcgcaccgagcgagaatatagggcccgttatttagcgttttttaacgatgtccgtttcgcgtgtagttagtcccgttgggtttttGAGATTTTTTAGAGCTGAACGGtgttctcgaaaaaatttaactcgcaccgaacgGGAAGATATGCCTCTCTGAAAAACCGAGTGgagtttattaattaaaataagAATTTGACATTTTGTACCCCTGTTTTGGAGGGTGAAGTTGCATCATGTCAAAACTTGGGGGGTTAAAGTTGTTTTAtgtatttgttttttttttgtcgTTTGTGTTTGTTTGTTGGTCCAAAGCGGCCGGATTTACGGTGGCTGTTAGTATATATTGAAATGTTACATAAATTTTCCCATTTGAGAGAAATTGCCACATTTATTGCTAACTGAAATTGCCAAATAATGCAGGTACAATTATAGTTTTTGGATAGAGATCTTGTGGTGGTTCCAAAGCTCATTAaagaatgaaaaagaaaaaaagaaaaaaaaaggaggATGCATCCAGGAATTGAACTAGACACTTCGAGACACTTCGGTAAACATGACAAAGAAATAACCACTAATCCATACTATATTTAGCATTAAAGGTTTTAAAGTATCGATTTCATCTCTTGAATGTGACTCACCCGGCCCATTTCACATCACAAAAAACGCAAAAAAGAAACGGCGAATCTGCCTATCACTTCATTTTACGGCGAATCGTTCCGATTGGCCGTTTCGTTTTTGTGTAAGTTTGATTTACTGAAGCCGTTAAGTGTTCAGCTTTCGCGTTCGAGTCACATTGATAATCGTTGTTCGTTTAGATGGAAGGTGAATTTCGGTAACCTAATTGGATCGTTTTTGTTTATATCGTCGAATTCGATTACTGATGGTAGTGGAGTGATATGTGGAAATATTGAGGAAGATGTTAGTGAGTTACGTAGCGAATTGTTTAGGAATAATTTGTACGTTGCGTTTCAGTGTTTGAACGATGTAATATTTAGGCATAAGTTGCTGATGTGCTTTGTTAAGGATATGTCGTTTCTTGAAACGGTTTCGGTTGTGGATTCTGAGAGGAGAGGGAAGGTTCGTTTGAGTGGAGGGAAAGTTGGTGAGGTTAGGGATTGGATACGGTTAGCTGCAGCTGATAAGAATCTGGAGATGTTTCTTTTTGAGGTTCCTATGAGTGTAAGTCTTTGTTATGTTCCTGTGTTGAATTTGCCGAATTCAGGGTGCGAGATGAAAGGGGTGACTTGTTTTATAATGCAAATGGAAACTTTTGAAGgtggaaatggaaatggaaatgtaaatgaaagttttgtGAATGGTGATGATGATTAGAAGAATGAGAAATAGTGCGTTGTTTACGGGCAGTCCATGAGATGAGATTAGAGCCTAAATAGATAGCAAATCCCCCCGAGGATCTCCTATCATCTGGACATCCAGCCCAATCAACATCAGAGAATGCTTCAAGAGATGACGGTTTCGTGGATGAAGTACCTTGTCAATGACTATCTGTAAATGCCTGAAGAGTAGTGTCGGAGGCTCGACGAATGATCATACCATGATTTATAGTATCATGAAGATATCGCAATATTCTTTTAACCGCACACCAATGGTTTTGAGTTGGGGCATGCATAAATTGACGGACTTTATTGactatataacgaccctcattttttttcattctatattttttcaatattaaatgctcaaacaatataattaaaacttaataatttaactttaatcaacaattattaagtattaagaattataaaacatattaattaactttgtacaacaattgacaagttaataaaagatgaaaacaataagttaattaactttcgtgaacaaaaatAATAACTCAAAACTTAAGGTGATTAAAACAATTAAACTTGAGAACATAAAGAACCATTTTAACTAACCAAAAGTACAaggtttaaaacgaaaaagtttcAAACCCATCCTTGATGCCCTAGCcgtttttttacaaaaaaaattgAAAATGCCCATTATACCCCTCTACAATTTGGCCATAATCACCACCACCTTAAATCTAACTTTTCCTCCAAGTATTTCTAACCTAAACCTAGTTCTAGAATGCTCTATGTGTGTGTATAAATAGGGAGCTAGGTTAAGGGTTTCCTCATCCcattttctcattcacaaatcacctctcaatctccctctccctctcttggttTCGGCCaagaaaccgccaccaccaccaccaccgaaaACCACCATCACCACTTCAAAGTTTCCGGGTGATCTTCAAGTGGTCTTCAACGTGTTCATCAAGGTCTTCAAGTGTGTTCTTCGTTGTTCGAgtgctttgatcttcatcttcaagtttttTTCCTTGTTTTCTGGTTAATCTTCATCATACATCATCAATGTataaccctagatccaaaactttTAAATTATCTCTTTTGATTcatgtttatgttcataatcatattcatgttcttgatcttattcataatcatattcatattgttcatgaaaatatatatatatatatatattaaaaccctaattaacctaaccctaatttattaaaccc
This genomic window from Rutidosis leptorrhynchoides isolate AG116_Rl617_1_P2 chromosome 2, CSIRO_AGI_Rlap_v1, whole genome shotgun sequence contains:
- the LOC139889794 gene encoding uncharacterized protein; this translates as MQPLSVQLSRSSHIDNRCSFRWKVNFGNLIGSFLFISSNSITDGSGVICGNIEEDVSELRSELFRNNLYVAFQCLNDVIFRHKLLMCFVKDMSFLETVSVVDSERRGKVRLSGGKVGEVRDWIRLAAADKNLEMFLFEVPMSVSLCYVPVLNLPNSGCEMKGVTCFIMQMETFEGGNGNGNVNESFVNGDDD